The Bacillus carboniphilus genome contains a region encoding:
- a CDS encoding DUF6501 family protein encodes MNHNSWKDQTIKQVKCIHTNAKKYKVSSVLTPGRVYEVKNETEEFIFVEDNSGKIGGFYKEYFENVKKTV; translated from the coding sequence ATGAACCATAATAGTTGGAAAGATCAAACCATTAAGCAAGTGAAATGTATCCATACAAACGCAAAAAAATATAAAGTGTCATCTGTATTAACACCTGGAAGAGTGTATGAAGTAAAAAATGAAACGGAAGAGTTTATCTTTGTTGAAGACAACAGTGGGAAAATTGGAGGATTCTACAAGGAGTACTTTGAAAATGTGAAAAAGACTGTTTAA
- a CDS encoding AAA family ATPase: MNDVKLPEIIKKWVQQKRVLSYSNEDKLLIGESGYTSFDEHVFHDLIISLSLKKNVLLKGPTGSGKTKLAESISSFLSQPMHSVNCSVDLDAEALLGYKTVRSEKGETVIEFVEGPVVQAMKKGQLLYIDEINMAKPETLPILNGVLDYRKRITNPFTSEVIQAKEGFAVIAAINEGYVGTLPLNEALKNRFVVFDIPYIQGEQLKHVLLSETKLTNGKIIDQFVMLSNDLLTLVKQGVLSEEAASIRALIDTCDLAVYMPAKRAIERGIIEKLEDEIEKESVRNLAETLFDRG; the protein is encoded by the coding sequence ATGAATGACGTAAAACTACCAGAAATAATTAAAAAATGGGTACAACAAAAAAGAGTTCTCTCCTATTCCAATGAGGATAAGCTATTAATAGGGGAAAGTGGCTATACGTCATTTGATGAACATGTTTTTCATGATCTCATTATTAGTCTCTCTTTAAAGAAAAATGTTTTGTTAAAGGGTCCTACGGGTTCAGGGAAAACAAAACTTGCGGAATCGATTTCTTCTTTCTTATCCCAACCGATGCATAGTGTTAATTGTTCTGTTGATCTGGATGCGGAAGCGTTGCTTGGATATAAAACGGTACGTTCTGAAAAGGGTGAGACTGTAATTGAATTTGTAGAAGGTCCCGTTGTCCAAGCGATGAAAAAAGGACAACTTTTATATATTGACGAAATCAACATGGCGAAACCAGAAACGCTACCGATATTAAATGGCGTATTGGATTATCGAAAGAGAATAACAAATCCTTTTACGAGTGAGGTTATACAGGCGAAAGAGGGGTTTGCTGTCATTGCGGCTATCAATGAAGGCTATGTTGGAACGCTACCACTTAATGAAGCATTAAAAAATCGCTTCGTGGTGTTTGATATCCCATATATTCAAGGGGAACAATTGAAACATGTATTGCTTAGTGAAACGAAACTAACAAATGGGAAGATAATTGATCAATTTGTTATGTTATCAAATGACCTGCTTACTTTAGTTAAGCAAGGGGTATTGTCCGAAGAAGCAGCTTCGATTAGAGCTCTTATCGATACTTGTGATCTAGCTGTTTATATGCCTGCAAAAAGAGCGATTGAAAGAGGAATAATTGAAAAGCTAGAAGATGAAATCGAAAAAGAGTCTGTTAGAAACTTAGCAGAAACTCTTTTTGATAGAGGGTGA
- the odhB gene encoding 2-oxoglutarate dehydrogenase complex dihydrolipoyllysine-residue succinyltransferase → MADIKVPELAESITEGTISEWLKKPGDKVEKGEYILELETDKVNVEITAEDSGVISEIFKEAGDVVNVGDVIGKIDESGSGATSEEEPQKDDSKEEQKPLKEEEKQEKLSHDEKNEHQRPIASPAARKLAREKGIDLNLVSSRDPLGRIRTQDIEAEVNKKAQASKQDQTKQEKPQDKTEFAKPVERIKMSRRRQTIANRLVEVQHTAAMLTTFNEVDMTSVMNLRKRRKDNFYEQHDVKLGFMSFFTKAVVAALKKYPLLNAEIQGDEIVKKEFYDIGIAVSAPEGLVVPVVRDADRKTFAGIESDINHLAVKARENKLSLKELQGGTFTITNGGVFGSLLSTPILNAPQVGILGMHKIQLRPVAIDEEKMENRPMMYIALSYDHRIVDGREAVGFLATIKELLEDPENLLLEG, encoded by the coding sequence ATGGCTGACATAAAAGTTCCAGAACTTGCTGAATCTATTACAGAAGGTACAATTTCAGAATGGTTGAAAAAACCAGGAGATAAGGTTGAAAAAGGGGAATATATTTTAGAGCTTGAAACAGATAAAGTGAATGTCGAAATTACAGCAGAGGATTCCGGTGTAATTTCTGAAATTTTTAAGGAAGCTGGCGATGTTGTTAACGTCGGTGACGTTATTGGTAAAATTGATGAATCAGGATCAGGAGCTACTTCTGAAGAAGAGCCTCAAAAAGATGATTCCAAAGAAGAACAAAAACCTTTGAAAGAGGAAGAGAAGCAAGAGAAACTTTCACATGATGAAAAAAATGAACATCAAAGACCAATTGCTTCGCCTGCTGCCAGAAAACTTGCTCGTGAAAAAGGAATTGATTTAAACCTAGTTTCTTCTAGAGATCCACTAGGAAGAATTAGAACACAAGATATTGAAGCAGAAGTCAATAAAAAAGCTCAAGCTTCAAAACAAGATCAAACTAAGCAAGAGAAACCGCAAGACAAAACAGAATTCGCAAAACCAGTTGAACGAATAAAAATGTCTCGTCGCAGACAGACAATTGCAAATCGCCTCGTTGAAGTGCAACATACTGCCGCGATGTTAACAACTTTTAACGAAGTGGATATGACTTCTGTCATGAACTTACGTAAACGTCGAAAAGACAATTTTTATGAGCAGCATGACGTCAAACTTGGGTTTATGTCTTTCTTTACGAAAGCGGTCGTTGCAGCTTTGAAGAAATATCCTTTATTAAATGCTGAAATACAAGGCGATGAAATTGTTAAGAAAGAATTTTATGATATTGGAATCGCGGTTTCTGCACCTGAAGGGTTAGTTGTTCCTGTTGTGCGTGACGCAGATCGAAAAACATTTGCTGGAATCGAATCAGATATCAATCATTTAGCAGTGAAGGCTCGTGAAAATAAGCTTTCATTAAAAGAGCTTCAAGGTGGAACCTTTACGATAACGAACGGTGGAGTGTTTGGCTCATTGCTTTCAACACCGATATTAAATGCACCTCAAGTTGGAATACTAGGAATGCATAAAATCCAACTTCGACCTGTTGCCATTGATGAAGAAAAAATGGAGAACAGGCCAATGATGTATATTGCTCTATCTTATGATCATCGAATCGTAGATGGGCGTGAAGCCGTCGGCTTTTTAGCAACTATTAAAGAACTGCTTGAAGATCCAGAAAATTTACTGTTAGAAGGGTAA
- a CDS encoding C40 family peptidase produces MNKKIVSMTATAVLGSTLITSVASASTVKVQAGDTLWELSKKYNTSVNKIKSTNGLSTDTIYVGQILTIPGATTNENSSSSKRSKTQSTQKEKIHKVEKGDSLWKIAVKYSISIPDLKEINSLSSDIIYPGQKLTITKSNKTKQDQSNTSSAQTNKTSSTTTSSYTVKSGDSLWLIAKTHNISVSQLKTINGLENDNIYPGQKLTVTQSSNKIDQSQPLNSTSKISFKTYTVKAGDSLWKIANDHLVSIAEIKVWNNLSSNTLQIGQTLKLNDDNNNASGSDNSNQSIDIEKMIEEANKLIGIPYKWGGNTTSGFDCSGFVYYVLNKVTSISRLSSAGYWSSMKSIDSPERGDIVFFNTSGSGVSHMGIYLGDNEFIHSGSSTGVTISSLTSSYWKNCYLGAKRFY; encoded by the coding sequence ATGAATAAAAAAATTGTAAGTATGACTGCTACAGCTGTGTTAGGTTCGACTTTAATTACATCCGTTGCATCTGCAAGTACGGTGAAAGTTCAAGCAGGTGATACGCTATGGGAATTATCAAAAAAATATAATACTTCGGTTAATAAAATTAAATCTACTAATGGTCTATCTACAGATACTATCTATGTTGGACAAATTTTAACGATACCAGGAGCAACGACTAATGAAAATAGTTCTTCTTCCAAGCGATCAAAAACTCAATCTACTCAAAAAGAAAAAATTCACAAAGTAGAAAAAGGAGATTCGTTGTGGAAAATTGCAGTCAAATATAGCATTTCTATTCCAGATTTAAAAGAGATAAATAGTTTGTCAAGTGATATTATTTATCCAGGTCAAAAGCTCACGATCACAAAATCGAATAAGACAAAACAAGATCAAAGCAATACTTCTTCTGCACAGACTAACAAAACATCTTCCACTACAACATCTAGCTATACAGTGAAGTCTGGGGACTCTTTATGGTTGATTGCGAAAACTCATAATATTTCCGTTTCCCAGTTAAAAACAATTAATGGTTTAGAAAATGACAATATTTATCCAGGTCAAAAACTAACAGTCACTCAATCATCGAATAAGATTGATCAAAGTCAACCATTGAATTCTACCTCGAAAATATCGTTTAAAACTTATACTGTTAAAGCGGGAGATTCTTTATGGAAAATCGCTAATGACCATCTTGTCTCGATTGCTGAAATTAAAGTATGGAATAATTTGTCTTCTAATACACTTCAAATAGGACAAACATTAAAATTAAATGATGATAACAATAATGCTTCGGGTTCGGATAATAGTAATCAGTCTATTGACATAGAGAAAATGATTGAAGAAGCAAATAAACTCATTGGTATACCTTATAAGTGGGGAGGAAATACAACCTCTGGATTCGATTGTAGCGGTTTTGTTTACTATGTCCTTAATAAGGTGACATCAATTTCAAGGTTGAGTTCTGCAGGCTACTGGTCTTCCATGAAGTCGATTGATTCACCAGAAAGAGGGGATATCGTCTTCTTTAATACGAGTGGTTCTGGTGTGTCCCATATGGGAATCTATCTCGGAGACAATGAATTCATTCATTCAGGTAGTTCAACAGGGGTTACCATATCTAGTTTAACAAGTTCATACTGGAAAAATTGTTATTTAGGTGCGAAACGTTTCTATTAA
- a CDS encoding superoxide dismutase family protein, producing the protein MKRPLVALLICSFVIVGCQQEQLSEESIPVGEALNDNLSIPLINQAEEKIGVASLNQVKDKLYVRIISNGLTAGEHGVHFHETGLCEAPSFISAGGHFNPEEASHGFHNGKDVHAGDLPNIFVQQDGTVDMTVSTTGVTLMAKHDHSLLDRDGSSIIIHENSDDYKTDPSGNSGDRFACGVISGQ; encoded by the coding sequence ATGAAAAGACCTTTAGTAGCTCTACTCATTTGTAGTTTTGTAATCGTTGGCTGTCAGCAAGAGCAATTATCTGAAGAAAGTATCCCTGTTGGTGAAGCTCTAAATGATAATTTATCTATTCCTCTTATTAATCAAGCGGAAGAAAAAATTGGAGTTGCCTCATTGAATCAAGTGAAGGACAAGTTATATGTGCGGATTATTTCTAATGGACTAACTGCAGGTGAACATGGAGTGCACTTTCATGAAACGGGTTTATGTGAAGCGCCAAGTTTTATATCAGCAGGTGGGCACTTTAACCCTGAAGAAGCAAGTCATGGTTTTCATAATGGAAAGGATGTTCATGCAGGAGATTTACCAAATATCTTTGTTCAACAAGATGGGACCGTGGATATGACAGTTTCTACTACTGGAGTCACTCTAATGGCCAAACACGATCATTCACTACTTGATCGAGATGGAAGCTCCATTATTATTCATGAAAACAGTGATGATTATAAAACAGACCCTAGTGGAAATTCAGGAGATCGTTTTGCATGTGGCGTCATTTCTGGCCAATGA
- a CDS encoding vWA domain-containing protein, with the protein MKPIQFNDQKIDSSLWMQLDHLVKALSKDDELKAEFLVHSYLDPIRKKVYISHFWDHRPVDDMVFGFKTDVYLRSLGNYFFTDYAIIQRLLEKDLLFSQFSKQLFSLMEDLRIEDLIRAERPGTKTAFERRKIMYRQHFQTQLVANLERGYYADALFSQMYLQLISSSPVLLWPKLTSSLDRLVPFFKGELIKVFDSKSTKDVYEIVNNIDRSLESNLEDDMINQYFHLPHFKKDELTISDLKRKSNLNNDDEDIIEDQQNKDQFDEEMPTWHRETKEQQDNFLHFELEQGTKTNLTADTGREGDDGDQAFGMVQGGQQKSDRKDFTPQELVRDEKYKDKSQSNVKYGRENRHAKKVNIESKPVTIDQYAQYRQVAGDVAPYVKKLKTMMRKILEQKQNSPSNHLHYGRLSKQLVRLYTDEDYRVFYKKKVPSVKIDAVFSLLVDCSASMFDKMEETKRGISLFHEALKAVDVPHQITGFWEDTANSTKDYQPNYFQTVISFDQFSAKNSGAKIMQLEPQEDNRDGFAIRCMAEQLVTRNEAQKFMLVFSDGEPAAMSYDQNGIVDTHQAVLEAKRNDIDVINIFMKEGPIEESQQKVISDMYGQRAIFVEEMKRLPDVLFPLLKKLLNKSFQR; encoded by the coding sequence ATGAAACCTATCCAATTCAATGATCAAAAGATTGATTCCTCTCTTTGGATGCAATTAGATCATTTAGTTAAAGCGCTAAGTAAAGATGATGAGTTGAAAGCAGAATTTCTTGTCCATTCTTATTTGGATCCAATTCGTAAGAAGGTGTATATTAGTCACTTTTGGGATCATCGACCTGTCGATGACATGGTTTTCGGTTTTAAAACGGATGTCTATTTAAGAAGTTTGGGTAATTATTTCTTTACTGATTATGCTATCATTCAAAGGTTATTAGAAAAAGATTTGCTATTTTCTCAGTTTTCAAAGCAGTTATTCTCACTCATGGAAGATTTAAGGATAGAGGATTTAATAAGAGCCGAACGCCCTGGAACGAAGACGGCTTTTGAGAGAAGAAAAATTATGTATAGGCAACACTTTCAGACTCAGTTAGTGGCGAATTTAGAACGTGGGTATTATGCAGATGCGCTCTTTTCACAAATGTATTTGCAACTAATTTCATCTTCTCCAGTGTTATTATGGCCAAAACTAACATCATCACTTGATCGATTGGTTCCATTTTTTAAAGGAGAACTTATTAAGGTCTTTGATTCAAAATCGACGAAAGACGTCTATGAAATCGTTAATAACATTGATCGTTCATTAGAAAGTAACCTTGAAGACGATATGATTAATCAATATTTTCATTTACCTCATTTTAAAAAAGATGAACTAACTATTTCAGATTTGAAAAGAAAATCGAATTTAAACAACGATGATGAAGATATTATTGAAGATCAGCAAAATAAAGATCAATTTGATGAAGAAATGCCTACATGGCACCGAGAAACAAAGGAACAGCAAGACAACTTTCTTCATTTTGAATTAGAACAAGGAACAAAGACGAATTTGACTGCGGATACTGGTCGTGAAGGAGATGATGGTGATCAAGCCTTTGGAATGGTTCAAGGTGGGCAACAAAAATCCGATCGAAAGGATTTTACTCCACAAGAACTTGTCCGTGACGAAAAGTATAAAGATAAAAGTCAATCTAACGTTAAATATGGACGAGAAAATCGGCATGCAAAAAAAGTTAATATAGAATCAAAACCGGTCACGATCGATCAGTATGCACAATATCGACAAGTAGCTGGAGATGTCGCTCCTTATGTTAAAAAGTTAAAGACGATGATGAGAAAAATACTAGAACAGAAACAAAATTCTCCTTCGAATCATCTTCATTATGGACGGCTTTCTAAACAGCTAGTACGTTTGTATACCGATGAGGATTACAGAGTTTTTTATAAAAAGAAGGTTCCTTCCGTGAAAATTGATGCGGTTTTTAGTTTATTAGTAGATTGTTCTGCTTCGATGTTTGATAAAATGGAGGAGACAAAGAGAGGGATTTCCTTATTTCATGAAGCACTAAAAGCAGTTGATGTTCCTCATCAAATAACTGGATTTTGGGAAGATACTGCAAACTCAACAAAAGACTATCAACCAAACTATTTCCAAACTGTTATCTCTTTTGATCAATTTTCTGCAAAAAATAGTGGTGCAAAGATTATGCAACTAGAACCACAAGAAGATAACAGAGATGGATTTGCGATTAGGTGTATGGCTGAACAGTTAGTTACAAGAAACGAAGCGCAAAAATTTATGCTAGTGTTTTCTGATGGTGAGCCAGCCGCCATGAGTTATGATCAAAACGGAATAGTTGATACCCATCAAGCTGTTTTAGAAGCAAAACGAAATGATATCGATGTAATAAACATTTTTATGAAAGAAGGACCTATTGAGGAAAGCCAACAAAAGGTTATTTCTGATATGTATGGGCAACGCGCTATTTTCGTTGAGGAAATGAAACGACTTCCAGATGTGTTGTTCCCTCTATTGAAAAAGCTTCTTAACAAGAGTTTTCAAAGATAG